In Hevea brasiliensis isolate MT/VB/25A 57/8 chromosome 13, ASM3005281v1, whole genome shotgun sequence, a single genomic region encodes these proteins:
- the LOC131172092 gene encoding receptor-like protein 14, with the protein MRLIKQLLVALVIASLLEGWWSCDGCLENERNALLQLKASFDCHEYMSLCSWGLYTDDCCKWENIHCSSTTGRVSKLSIQGDYWASEWCFNASLFLPFQELTSLSLQYNYIIDCVENEGFERLERLSKLEFLDLEYNSFNNNNSIVSSIGHISSLKSLNLGHTGLESVTDIQGLPRLQNLEFLDLSSNNFNNSIIPFLHIFPSLKSLNLAWNRLESGIQGLSGLENLEFLDLSANNFNKSIIPLLSVFSSLKSLTLMDSKLENITDFQGLSKLRSLEFLDLSVNEFGNSALSFIGDLSSLKELHLDKCGLRGTVDIQRFVLLLLLISRIGSFGQLKGTEPRRKSNYQSCGLKSNSTLSSIGDLSSLKELHLDGCGLRDEHANYIGFVLLLLLISRIGCFGQLKGTEPRRKSNYQSCGLKRNLSSLFLDGNYGYGRSSIQLELLGAYPFLKTLSLMRSSFKGRIFAQEMGNFSSVEELSLDDSSLDEESFKSLRALPSLKFLSMQRVNADLPSQDMSYNDLSGTLPLCLANLTSLQLLDLSSNHFIGNISLSPLGTLTSMHTLHLSRNLFQMPISLLPFFNLSKLKHLNCHENEIYADIDVPTLTPKFQLRTLDLSGQGHGGVFPKFFYYQHKLEYVDMSNIKMKGEFPHWLIRNNTKLDTLHLPNCSLSGPLQLPIHSHVYFSDLDISDNYFNGSIPTEIGVCFLSLISLDLSGNGLTGGIPSSFGKMSQLTVLDLSNNHLSGIIPQELIVGCSSLYELILSNNSLHGQIFPKQANCKELFRLLLDGNQFTGSIPYSIANCTMLEMLDVSDNRLSSSIPGWITNMTTLRILDLSENNFFGNLPSSFVPPMINEVYLSKNWLQGPLTNAFYGCSELTILDLSHNDFTKRIPEWIGNFSTLTYLLLGYNRLEGEIPIQLCNLTQLSLVDFSNNNLSGPVPPCISLRRYSEHESFYMRSPIGSMTQPLEVTTKNALRYFQGSILSLMSGLDLSCNNLTGEIPVEIGNLDKIQLLNLSHNKLTGLIPQSFSNLKQIESLDLSYNNLNGKIPQLTQLYFLAVFSVAHNNLSGRTPEMVAQFATFENSSYEGNPFLCGPPLSKSCFSSSIMPRFSEEDKKYHKKDGGFVDIDAFHLCKLGMLQNNELKLIAEHHLLLVSVSQLDEL; encoded by the exons ATGAGGCTAATTAAGCAGCTGTTGGTTGCTTTAGTAATAGCTTCATTATTAGAGGGATGGTGGAGCTGTGATGGTTGTTTGGAGAATGAGAGAAATGCTCTTTTGCAACTCAAGGCTTCTTTCGATTGTCATGAATACATGTCACTCTGTTCTTGGGGATTATACACTGATGACTGTTGTAAATGGGAAAATATTCACTGCAGCTCCACCACTGGACGAGTTTCCAAACTCAGTATTCAAGGCGATTATTGGGCCTCTGAATGGTGCTTCAATGCCTCTTTGTTTCTTCCTTTTCAAGAATTGACGAGTCTTAGCTTACAATACAATTATATTATTGATTGTGTTGAGAATGAAG GTTTTGAAAGATTAGAAAGGCTCAGCAAGTTGGAGTTTCTTGATTTAGAATATAACTCGTTCAACAACAACAATAGCATTGTATCATCTATTGGCCATATTTCATCTTTAAAATCATTGAATTTGGGCCACACTGGATTGGAAAGTGTAACTGATATTCAAG GACTACCACGTCTTCAGAATTTGGAGTTTCTTGATTTGTCATCCAACAACTTCAACAATAGCATCATACCATTTTTACACATCTTTCCATCTTTAAAATCATTAAATTTAGCTTGGAATAGATTGGAAAGTGGCATTCAAG GACTATCAGGACTTGAAAATTTGGAGTTTCTTGATTTGTCAGCCAACAACTTCAACAAGAGCATCATACCACTTCTAAGTGTATTTTCATCTTTAAAATCTTTAACATTGATGGACAGCAAATTAGAAAATATAACTGATTTTCAAG GACTATCAAAACTTAGAAGTTTGGAATTTCTTGATTTAAGTGTTAACGAATTCGGCAATAGTGCCCTATCATTCATTGGTGATCTTTCATCTTTAAAAGAATTACATTTGGATAAATGTGGATTGAGAGGTACAGTCGATATTCAAA GATTtgttttacttcttcttcttataTCTAGAATTGGATCCTTTGGGCAACTTAAAGGTACTGAGCCTAGGAGGAAATCGAATTACCAAAGTTGTGGACTCAAGAG caATAGTACCCTATCATCCATTGGTGATCTTTCATCTTTAAAAGAATTACATCTGGATGGATGTGGATTGAGAG ATGAACATGCTAATTATATAGGATTtgttttacttcttcttcttataTCTAGAATTGGATGCTTTGGGCAACTTAAAGGTACTGAGCCTAGGAGGAAATCAAATTACCAAAGTTGTGGACTCAAGAG GAATTTGAGCTCTCTTTTCCTTGATGGCAATTATGGGTATGGAAGAAGCAGCATTCAGCTAGAATTATTAGGGGCATACCCATTTCTCAAGACCCTTTCTCTAATGCGTAGCAGCTTCAAAGGAAGAATATTTGCTCAAG AGATGGGTAATTTTTCAAGCGTGGAAGAGTTGTCCCTGGATGATTCCTCATTGGATGAAGAGTCTTTTAAGAGCCTTAGAGCATTGCCCTCTCTTAAATTTTTATCTATGCAACGCGTCAATGCTGACCTACCTAGTCAAG ataTGAGCTACAATGATCTCAGTGGCACTTTACCTTTATGTCTAGCAAATTTAACATCCCTTCAACTGTTAGATCTATCTTCCAATCACTTCATCGGAAATATCTCCTTATCTCCCCTGGGGACCCTCACATCCATGCACACATTACATCTTTCAAGGAACCTGTTCCAAATGCCAATCTCTCTTCTGCCATTCTTCAACCTTTCAaagctcaagcacttgaattgtcATGAGAATGAAATATATGCAGATATAGATGTGCCTACTCTGACACCAAAATTTCAACTACGGACCCTAGATTTGTCAGGTCAAGGACATGGCGGAGTGTTTCCCAAGTTCTTCTACTATCAGCATAAATTAGAATATGTTGATATGTCAAATATTAAAATGAAGGGAGAGTTTCCTCATTGGTTGATCAGGAACAACACAAAATTAGATACACTTCACTTGCCCAACTGTTCTCTTTCGGGGCCTCTCCAATTGCCAATTCATTCCCATGTGTATTTTTCAGACTTAGACATCTCTGACAACTACTTCAATGGCTCTATTCCAACAGAAATTGGAGTTTGTTTTCTAAGTTTAATTTCTCTAGACTTGTCTGGAAATGGTCTCACTGGTGGCATTCCTTCATCATTTGGCAAAATGAGTCAACTGACAGTATTAGACTTGTCCAACAATCATTTGTCAGGCATAATACCCCAAGAGTTGATTGTTGGATGCAGTTCGTTATATGAGCTCATTCTTTCAAACAATAGTTTGCATGGCCAAATATTCCCAAAACAAGCTAATTGCAAAGAATTGTTTCGATTATTGTTGGATGGCAATCAATTCACTGGAAGTATCCCATATAGCATAGCTAATTGCACAATGTTGGAAATGTTGGACGTGAGTGATAATCGACTCTCTAGTAGCATCCCTGGTTGGATAACGAATATGACTACTCTCCGAATCTTGGATCTGTCAGAGAACAATTTCTTTGGAAACCTGCCATCTAGCTTTGTCCCTCCAATGATCAATGAAGTTTATCTATCAAAAAATTGGCTACAAGGACCATTGACGAATGCATTTTATGGTTGTTCTGAATTAACAATATTGGATCTTAGTCACAACGATTTCACTAAAAGGATTCCAGAATGGATTGGCAATTTTTCAACATTGACCTATCTTCTTTTGGGTTATAATAGACTTGAAGGTGAAATACCAATTCAGTTGTGCAACTTAACCCAATTGAGTTTGGTtgatttttctaataataatctTTCTGGTCCTGTTCCCCCTTGCATAAGCCTTCGTAGGTATTCTGAGCACGAAAGTTTTTACATGCGTTCTCCTATAGGTTCTATGACTCAACCTTTGGAGGTTACAACAAAGAATGCATTGCGTTATTTCCAAGGAAGCATTCTCAGCCTCATGTCAGGACTCGATCTGTCCTGCAACAATTTGACAGGTGAAATTCCTGTTGAAATAGGAAATCTTGACAAAATCCAGCTGTTAAACCTGTCCCATAACAAGTTGACGGGATTGATTCCACAATCATTTTCAAACCTAAAGCAAATTGAGAGCTTGGATCTTTCCTATAACAACTTGAATGGCAAAATCCCTCAACTCACTCAACTATATTTTCTAGCTGTCTTCAGTGTAGCGCACAACAATTTATCTGGCAGGACCCCTGAGATGGTTGCACAATTTGCGACATTCGAGAATAGTAGCTATGAGGGAAACCCTTTCCTTTGTGGACCTCCACTGTCTAAAAGTTGCTTTTCTTCATCAATAATGCCAAGATTTTCGGAGGAGGataaaaaatatcataaaaaggATGGTGGCTTTGTGGACATTGATGCTTTCCAT TTGTGTAAGCTGGGAATGTTGCAGAATAATGAGCTGAAGCTGATTGCAGAACATCATTTATTACTTGTTTCTGTCAGTCAGTTAGATGAGCTATAA
- the LOC110652829 gene encoding cuscuta receptor 1-like, whose product MEYNLLEGLINMEELDALGNLEVLSLGGNQITKVVASGDMRVVRNLIALFLDNVTTHGRSSIQLELLGACPFLKTLSLTHNSFKGAIVAQELGNLTSVEELFLDYSSLDEQSFKSLGALPSLKFLSMYALNATLPTQGLLNFKNLVYLDLSFSTLHNNFLKDIGKISSLKILLLSGCQLSGTIPAAKGLCELKHLLKLDMSNNDLRGTLPSCLANLTSLQQLDISSNHFIGNISISPLGTLTSLHKLQLSRNLFKIPISLLPFFNHSKLKFLDCHENEIYADIDVPNLTPKFQLETLDLSGQGDGGVFPKFLYYQHKLEYVDLSDIKMKGEFPHWLIGNNTKLYTLYLPSCSLLGPLHLPIHSHVYLSDLDISENSFYSPIPTEIGVQFPNLYFLNLSGNGLIGDIPSSFGKMSQLMKLYLSNNRLSAIIPQDLIVGCISLFDLILSNNNLQGQIFPKQANCKELDRLLLDGNQFTGSIPYSILNCTLLNMLDVSDNHLFGSIPGWIRNMTFLQVLDLSENNFSGTLPSSFVPPQIREVYLSNNRLQGPLTNAFYNCSELMTLDLSHNYFTRRIPDWIGKFPKLSYLLLGYNNLVGEIPIQLCNLGQLSLVDLSNNNLSGHVLPCITAASNKVRQEEVGTNPYMASSPAYMKQPLEFTTKSISYYFRGSILKYISGLDLSCNNLTGKIPAEIGNLSMIQVLNLSHNSLTGLIPQSFSNLKQIESLDLSYNKLNGKIPQLTQLNWLAVFSVAHNNLSGKTPEMVAQFATFDNSSYEGNPFLCGPPLSKSCFSSSIMPRVSEEDKKDHKRDGGFMDMDAFYVSFLISYAIVLLTMAAILYINPYWRRAWFYMIELSLTNLYYFLVDNIPFWFRCY is encoded by the exons ATGGAATACAATCTATTAGAAGGATTAATAAATATGGAAG AATTGGATGCTTTGGGCAACTTAGAGGTACTAAGCCTAGGAGGAAATCAAATTACTAAAGTTGTGGCCTCAGGAG ATATGAGAGTCGTCAGGAATTTGATTGCTCTTTTCCTTGATAACGTTACTACCCATGGAAGAAGCAGCATTCAGCTGGAATTACTGGGAGCATGCCCATTTCTCAAGACCCTTTCTCTAACGCATAATAGCTTCAAAGGAGCGATAGTTGCTCAAG agCTGGGTAATTTGACAAGCGTGGAAGAGTTGTTCCTGGATTATTCCTCACTTGATGAACAGTCTTTTAAGAGCCTTGGAGCGTTGCCTTCTCTTAAATTTTTGTCTATGTATGCCCTCAATGCTACCCTACCCACTCAAG GGTtgctgaatttcaaaaatttggtGTATTTGGATTTGAGTTTTTCCACTCTCCACAACAACTTCTTGAAAGACATTGGAAAGATATCATCACTTAAGATTTTATTATTGTCGGGATGTCAACTAAGTGGAACCATACCTGCTGCCAAAG GTTTATGCGAGTTAAAACATCTTCTAAAGTTAGATATGAGCAACAATGATCTCCGTGGCACATTGCCTTCGTGTCTAGCAAATTTAACATCCCTTCAACAATTAGATATATCTTCCAATCACTTCATTGGAAATATCTCCATATCTCCCCTGGGGACTCTCACATCCTTACATAAATTACAACTTTCAAGAAACCTATTCAAAATTCCAATCTCACTACTGCCGTTCTTTAACCATTCAAAGCTCAAGTTCTTGGATTGTCATGAGAACGAGATATATGCAGATATAGATGTGCCTAATTTGACACCGAAATTTCAATTAGAGACCTTAGATTTGTCAGGTCAAGGAGATGGTGGAGTGTTTCCCAAGTTCCTCTATTATCAGCATAAGTTAGAGTATGTTGATCTGTCAGATATTAAAATGAAGGGAGAGTTTCCACATTGGTTGATTGGAAACAACACAAAATTATACACACTTTACTTGCCTAGTTGTTCTCTTTTAGGGCCTCTCCACTTGCCAATTCATTCCCATGTGTATTTGTCAGACTTAGATATCTCTGAAAACAGCTTCTATAGTCCTATTCCAACAGAAATTGGAGTACAATTTCCAAATTTATATTTTCTAAACTTGTCTGGAAATGGTCTCATTGGTGACATTCCTTCATCATTTGGGAAAATGAGCCAATTGATGAAATTATACTTGTCCAACAATCGACTATCAGCCATAATACCTCAAGACTTGATTGTTGGATGTATTTCATTATTTGATCTCATTCTTTCAAACAATAATTTGCAAGGCCAAATATTCCCAAAACAGGCTAATTGCAAAGAATTGGATCGATTATTGTTGGATGGCAATCAATTCACTGGAAGTATCCCATATAGCATACTTAACTGCACCTTGTTGAATATGTTGGATGTGAGTGATAATCATCTCTTTGGTAGCATTCCTGGTTGGATAAGGAATATGACTTTTCTTCAAGTCTTGGATCTATCAGAGAACAATTTCTCTGGAACCCTACCATCTAGCTTTGTCCCTCCACAGATCAGAGAAGTTTATTTATCAAATAATAGGCTACAAGGACCACTGACAAATGCATTTTACAATTGTTCTGAATTAATGACATTGGATCTTAGTCACAACTATTTCACTAGAAGGATTCCAGATTGGATTGGCAAGTTTCCAAAATTGAGCTATCTTCTTTTGGGTTATAATAATCTTGTAGGTGAAATACCAATTCAGTTGTGCAACTTAGGCCAATTAAGCTTGGTTGATCTTTCTAATAATAATCTTTCTGGCCATGTCCTCCCTTGCATAACCGCTGCTAGCAATAAGGTTAGGCAAGAAGAAGTTGGCACAAATCCGTATATGGCTTCATCTCCAGCTTATATGAAACAACCTTTGGAGTTTACAACAAAGAGTATATCGTATTACTTCCGAGGAAGCATTCTCAAGTACATATCAGGGCTCGATCTGTCCTGCAACAATTTGACTGGTAAAATTCCTGCTGAAATAGGAAATCTTAGCATGATCCAGGTGTTAAACCTGTCCCATAACAGTTTGACAGGATTGATTCCGCAATCATTTTCAAACTTGAAGCAAATTGAGAGCTTGGATCTGTCCTACAACAAATTGAATGGCAAAATCCCTCAACTCACTCAACTAAATTGGCTAGCTGTCTTCAGTGTAGCACACAACAATTTATCTGGCAAGACACCTGAGATGGTTGCACAATTTGCGACATTCGACAATAGTAGCTATGAGGGAAACCCTTTCCTTTGTGGACCTCCATTGTCTAAAAGTTGCTTTTCTTCATCAATAATGCCAAGAGTTTCAGAGGAAGATAAAAAAGATCATAAAAGAGATGGTGGCTTTATGGACATGGATGCTTTCTATGTGAGTTTTCTGATTTCTTATGCCATAGTGTTGTTGACCATGGCTGCCATTTTGTACATAAATCCATATTGGCGAAGAGCATGGTTCTATATGATAGAGTTGAGCCTCACCAACCTCTACTATTTTCTGGTAGACAATATTCCTTTTTGGTTTAGATGCTATTGA
- the LOC110649913 gene encoding TPR repeat-containing thioredoxin TDX-like, which produces MSNSNEDFNDQRSSEEGDNIIESDIELDDSDIVEPDNDPPQKMGNPAIEVTEEKQDAAQTEKVKAMEAISEGKLGDAIVHLTEAITLNPTSAILYATRASVFVKLKKPNAAIRDANAALEINPDSAKGYKVRGIARAMLGQWEEAASDLHVASKLDYDEEIALVLKKVEPNARKIQEHRRKYERLRKERELKKAERERQQRVEAQGREALSALKEGQVIGIHSTSELETKLNAASRTSRLAILYFTATWCGPCRYISPLFTNLATKYPKTVFLKVDVDEARDVAAKWNISSVPTFFFIKNGKEIDKVVGADKNGLERKIEQYAS; this is translated from the exons ATGTCCAACTCTAATGAAGACTTTAATGACCAGAGATCAAGTGAAGAGGGTGATAACATAATAGAGTCTGACATTGAATTAGATGATAGTGACATTGTGGAACCTGACAATGATCCTCCCCAAAAG ATGGGAAACCCTGCAATTGAAGTTACAGAAGAAAAGCAGGATGCTGCACAAACAGAAAAAGTAAAAGCCATGGAAGCAATCTCTGAAG GCAAGCTTGGTGATGCGATAGTTCACCTAACAGAGGCTATAACGTTGAATCCCACTTCAGCAATATTATATGCAACTAGAG CTAGTGTTTTTGTTAAACTGAAGAAACCAAATGCTGCAATACGTGATGCTAATGCTGCTCTAGAG ATCAACCCGGACTCTGCTAAAGGATATAAAGTACGGGGAATAGCAAGGGCCATGCTGGGCCAATGGGAAGAAGCAGCAAGTGACCTGCATGTAGCATCAAAGTTGGATTATGATGAGGAGATTGCTTTGGTTCTAAAAAAG GTTGAACCTAATGCACGCAAAATTCAAGAGCATCGTCGAAAATATGAACGCTTGAGAAAAGAAAGGGAGCTAAAGAAAGCTGAACGGGAGAGACAACAGCGAGTTGAAGCCCAA GGACGAGAAGCTTTATCTGCTTTAAAGGAGG GGCAAGTAATAGGCATCCATTCTACCAGTGAGTTGGAAACCAAATTGAATGCTGCTTCAAGAACATCTCGCCTGGCAATCCTGTATTTTACAGCAACATGGTGTGGGCCTTGTCGTTACATTTCTCCTCTTTTTACAAATTTAGCTACAAAGTACCCTAAAACTGTATTCTTGAAAGTTGACGTCGATGAGGCAAGGGATGTGGCTGCGAAATGGAATATTAGCAGTGttcctacatttttcttcatAAAGAATGGCAAGGAGATCGACAAAGTTGTGGGTGCTGATAAAAATggacttgagaggaagattgaaCAATATGCATCCTAG